From Pseudodesulfovibrio nedwellii:
CCCGTGGTCAAGAGCATGGCGCCGAATTTGTTGGACAGGGCCATGAGCAGGTTGCCACGGATTCGGGATTGAATATTTTCCTCGGTGGTGTCTGGTTTGCACCCGGCAAATGGCTGAGAGAGCGTGGCCTCGAATTGGTCCATAATCGGCTGAATAGGGAGGGTTATGGTCTTGATGCCTGCGTTTTGTGCAAGTTTTAAGGAGTCGTCAATGCTGCCTTGACTTGAATAAGGAGAGGGCATGAGTACGCAGGTGACATTTTCTTTTCCCAGGGCTTCGGCCGCGACGACTGCCGTTACGGCGGAATCAATGCCACCGGATAGTCCTACTAATCCTTTGGAGAATTCACTTTTTTGTACATAGTCACGGGTGCCGATGACCAGTGCTCGCCATGTTTCGGATTCGCGTGAAAAATCGTCTTTAGCCACGACGTTGGCGGTTAAATCGTTGGTCTCCACTATCAAGACATTTTCCTTGAAGCCGGGAGCGCGGGCTATAAGTGATCCGTTTGCATCAAATGCACAGGATCGTCCGTCAAAGATTAGATCATCATTGCCGCCAGTCTGGTTGGCGTAGATGAGAGGCGTTGAATATTTTTGAGCCACTACGCCGAGCATGTCTTCGCGCAACTGTTGTTTTCCCAAAATCAGAGGGGAGGCGGACAGGTTGAGAATGATGTCGGGCGAGTGGTTTGCTGCATTTTCCAACGGATCGCGGGTGTAGGAACGTTGATCCCAGTAATCCTTGTCATTCCATGCGTCTTCGCAAATGGTTACGGCCAGAGTTTTATTATTAAATCGTAAAATATTGGCTTCGGGGTTCCCTGTGGGGGCTGGTTCGAAATAGCGCGCTTCGTCAAACACATCATAGGTGGGGAGCAGGGTTTTTCTGAAAATCTGCCGCACCTTGCCTTCTTTGCAGAACAGGGCGCAGTTATAAACAGGTTTGCCCATCCCTGAATCATTTCGCTCTACTGAGCCAAGTAACAGGGCTGGTCCATCTTTTAACGCCATGGCCACAGCTTTGGCCTCGGGGAGCACCCTGGATATGAAACCGTCATACAACAACAGGTCTCGCGGTGGGTATCCGGTCAACGCCATTTCTGAAGTCAGGCACAATTCGGCACCCTGACTGGCAGCGTGTTTGGCTGCTTCAATGATTTTGGCACTGTTGCCTGAAAGGTCTCCGACAATGGGATTGAGTTGCAGTACGCCGATTTTCATAGGGAGTTAGTTACGCGAAAGGATGCAGAGGAGCAACTTTGAAAGCGGTCCCCGTGTGGCTTATTTACCCTTTGAAAGCAGGAGAGTCGAGGCTGACGAGTTTTGTTTCGGTGTTAACTCAAAAGTGATTTTAGTGTTTATGGAGGTAAGAACGGGGATGACAGGCATGCTGGCATATGTCATTTTGCCCCATGACGTGGCCATTTATATTCCCCCACCCCGAACCTGAACCAGTAAGAACCCGCGTTTGGCCGGTATTCCTGCCTTTTGCTGGATGTCCGTATAGGTGTGTTTTTTGCGCCCAGGATAAACAGACCGGCCAGGATGAGGCTGATCTTGAGTCTATACTCCATACATTGGAAATGGATCTTGATGAGGCTTTGGCCTTGGGACGTGGGCCATATGAATTGGCCTATTTCGGAGGCACGTTCACGGCCTTGCCGTCGCCATGGCCCGAAGCTTTTCTCGGATTGGCCATGCGTTATCGTGAGCGGGGACTGATCACCCATGTGCGTTGCTCCACTCGGCCCGACTGTGTGGACGAACCTTCTTTGGCTTTGCTCCGCGCTCAAGGGCTTGACATGGTGGAACTCGGCATCCAGTCCTTTGATGATGAGGCCCTCAAGACCTCTGGTCGAGGTTACACAGGCGATGTTGCTCGTGCAGCCTGTGAAGCGGTCAAGGCGTCTGGTTTGGCCCTCGGAGTTCAGTTTCTTCCCGGGCTTCCCGGTGATCGACCCGGTATGTTCGCTTCAGACATGCGTATAGCTGCCGACTTGGAGCCGGAAACAGCACGTCTGTATCCCTGTTTGGTCATTAATGGCACGCCCATGGCTCGTATGTGGGAGCGCGGCGAGTATGAACCGTGGTCGTTGAAACGCGCCAAGGTAGAGCTTTCTGAGGTTTTGCCGGTGCTGTGGGAAAAGAATGTCCGTATAATACGACTTGGTCTTGCCCCGGAAGGCACACTGGAAGGAAATATATTGGCCGGGCCGTGGCATCCCGCCTTTGGGCAATCCGTGCGCGGAATGGCCTTGCTTAAAATACTTCGCGCCGAGATTGTTCGTTTTGGAAAGAAGCCGGTGTGCTTGGATGTTCCTCGTCGATATTCAGGCGAAATTTATGGACACGGCAGGGAACTTGCCCCGCGTTATTTTGAGTTGGGAGTGCCGGAGTCGTCTATCACTTTTGTGGATGGGGAGTGCTTTCAGCTTTCATAGTTTCTGCATTGGACGTTAGGAACGCCTGTGCCAGCGACGTATATTCTTTCCTTTACCCCGAGAGCAAAAGCGACTATTCCTTACTCTCAGTCCGTGCGCGGACATTTTACCGAACCATAGACCTCATGTAGGGGAGTAGGTGATACCGAATGGTTGAACTCGTTCGTGCGGCCAAAGCCGCGACTATGACCCCCGGTTCCGAGCCCATCAATGATGCGGGTCTTCTCGTGGACCAGGGAATCATCAAGGAAGTTGGCAGGTATAAAGACCTGTCCAAGTCTCATTCTGGTCCAGTCATGGACCTTGGCGATACCTTTCTCGTTCCGGGCCTGATCAATGCCCATTCCCATCTTGAACTGGCTCATTTGCGAGGCACATGCCCATCCGGTCAGGGATTTGTGACCTGGGTAGAGGATTTGCTCAAGCAGCCCATTTTTGATCTTGATCCCGTAGCACTTGAATCAGCCGGACAGGAACTTAAACGATCTGGCACTATTATGGTTGGAGATATCGCCACCCGTTTCGCCAAGGAAATGGCCGGAATGCTTGAAGCATCCGGTCTTTTTTTTGTGGTCTTTTGTGAAGCCATCGGCGAAACCGTCCCCCGGAAAACCTTTATTCCCTCCGGTGACTTTGAAGCCGGTTTGATTTCCGTGGCAGGGCATTCTCTTTACACCACCCATGTGGATGTACTTCGAGCCGCCAAGGCCGAGACGCTTGAGAAGGACATTCCTTTTTCTTTGCATTTGGCCGAGCACGACGAAGAAATTGCCATTATGGCCGGAACTGGAAGTATCTTTCTCGAAATGCTTCAGGCTCGAGGACGTTTGCTTGATTTTGAGCCACCCAAAAAGCGTCCTGTACAACAGGCTGCCGCACTCGGTTTGCTCGACGAAACAACGCTTGCCGTTCATTGTGTTAAAGTCTCGGACGAGGATATCGAAACCGTACGCCAGTCCGGTGCCACAGTCTGTCTTTGTCCTCGATCTAATGAGTTTATCGGTGTGGGGCGTGCGCCATGGGAAAAGTGGCTCGCTTCTGGGACGCCGCTCTGTCTTGGTACAGATTCACTCGCGTCTAACCATGACCTCGACCTGTGGAACGAGGCCGTGTATCTTAAGCAGAATTTTGACGGCGAGCTGTCACTGAATGACGTGCTTACCATGATGACCCGCAACCCGGCCCGAATCATGGGCGCAGAGCATATTCTCGGCACGCTGGAGCCCGGCAAGGTCGCCGCGTTCGCCAAGGTGCCGGAGAAAGTGGCGGAGTTGTTTTAGAGGTAGGATAGAAGCCGCCTGTGGCGGCGATGTCGGGTGATTTTGTCTCCGACGGGCAAGGGGCTATACCCCTTGCATCCCCATTGTCGCTTTGCGAGGTGGGTGAAAACGATTGAAAACGGTGTTCTGAAACGCTGTTAAAATATGATGATCTCAAGCCACGAATGTGGCTTGCTATAAAAAGTTTTGGAGATTCCCAAGACCCTTTTACAAAAAGGTTCTTGGGCCCCCGGAGGGCTCCCCGAGAGGGCTGCCTGAGGCATATTGGAGGCACACACGATATGAAATGGTTACACAAGGATTTGTTGGACGTATCCCAGTTGTCGAAATCGGAGGTCATGGCGATCTTTGAGACGGCTGGACGATTCCAGGAATTGCAGGAACGACCGGTAAAGAAAGTGCCGACCCTGAAAGGGCGGTCCGTGATTTTGTTTTTTGCCGAACCGAGTACCCGCACCAAAACCAGCTTTGACGTTGCTGGAAAGCGATTGTCCGCGGACACGTTTTCGCTGGCCAAGAGTTCATCCAGCCTGACCAAGGGCGAGTCGCTTAAGGATACGGCCCTGACACTGCAAGCCATGGCCCCAGACGCCATCGTTATCCGACATTGGTGCTCAGGCGCTGCCCGCTTTTTGGCTGATCGATTGGACTGTGCGGTTATCAATGCCGGTGATGGACGACATGCCCATCCTACTCAGGCCATTCTGGATAGTTTTACTTTGCATCAGGAATGGGGCGATGTCGCGGGCAAGACGATTCTTATTTTGGGAGATATTGCCCATAGCCGTGTGGCCCGCTCCAATGTCATCATGCTAAATAAGCTGGGCGCAAAAGTCCGGCTGTGCGCACCACGAACACTGATGCCTCCGGCAGTTAAATCCTGGCCGGTGGAAGTTTATTCCGATCTGACTGAAGCGGTCAAAAATGTTGATGCGGTCATGTGTCTGCGTTTGCAGCTTGAACGTCAGAAAGATGGCCTGCTGCCTGATTTGCGTGAATACGCCCGGACCTACGGATTGAATCAGAAGCATATCGATCTAGCCAATCAGGACGTGCGTATTCTGCACCCCGGTCCCATGAATAGGGGCATTGAGATCAGCTCGGATCTGGCCGATTGTGCCGATTCACTGGTGCTTGATCAGGTGTCGAGCGGTGTGGTCACGCGTATGGCCCTCCTCTTCCTTTATATGACCCGCAAGGGCGAAGAATAAGTTGGAGAAATAATGATGCCTAAAATAGAATTGATAATTCATAGGGCCACGTTCGACGGCAAGGAAGTGGATGTCTTTGTTGCCAAGGGTAAGATCGTTGAGATCAGGAAGTCCGTTGAATCTCTGGATGCAGGTGATGCGAAAGTGGAAGAGGCTTTTGGCCTGACACTGATGCCATCCATGACGGATGTGCATGTTCACCTTCGCGAGCCGGGATACGAATATAAAGAAGATGTTGAATCCGGGCTTCGGGCTGCTGCCTGGGGTGGATTTTCAAACATTATGTGCATGGCAAATACCAAGCCGGTGAACGACAATGAGTCCGTGACCGAGATGATGCTTGAAAAGGCGCGGAAATCCTGGCCCAAGGGTCCGCGTCTGTTTCCTATCGGCGCATTGACCAAGGGATTGTCCGGCAAGGAACTGGCTCCCATGGCCGAATTGGCCAAGGCCGGATGCGCGGCGTTTTCCAATGATGGCGTGCCGGTGAAGTCCACCAAGATTTTTCGTCGGGCCGTGGAATATGCCTCAGATTGGGACCGCGTGGTCATTGATCATTGCGAAGATCCATATATGGGTGTGGCCGCAGGCGTGAACGAAGGCGAAGTTTCCAGCCGTCTGGGATTGCCTGCCCAGCCTGATGTTGCCGAGGCCCTGCAAGTGGCGCGAGATATACTCATGGCTGAATATTTGGAGCTGCCCATTCATCTGGCGCATATTTCCTGCCGCAAGTCCGTTGATCTGATTCGTTTTGCCAAGGAACGTGGGGTCAGGATTACGGCGGAAACCGCGCCGCATTATCTGATTTTTACCGAGGATTATCTGGAAAACGAGGCCACCGAGTTCGACACCAATGCCAAGGTCAATCCGCCGTTGCGGACGCAGGACGATCAAGACGCCATTTTCGATGCTCTCAATGACGGCACCATCGATTGTCTTGCAACGGACCATGCGCCCCATGCTTCCTACGAGAAGGAAACCGAGTTTGATGTGGCTCCGTGTGGTATTACCGGGCTGGATACGGCCTTGAGCACGACATGGCAATTGGTGAAGGACGGCAAGTTGACCAAGGAAGCGTTTACGCGAGCCTGGACCACGGCCCCGTGTGGTATTTTCAAGCTGCCGGTAAATACTTTTCAACCGGACGACCCGGCGGATTTTTTCTTGTTTGATGAGGAAGAAGAATGGACAGTCTCCAACCAGACCCTATACTCCAAGGGTAAGAACACTCCGTTGCTTGGTACCACCCTGAAAGGGCGGGTAAAAACCCATTTCATTCGGGGCAAAAAGATTGTATAGCAATGGTTCTGGGGCGGTTGCCTTCAGACAAAAAAATGTGCTGTTCGGTATTGGATAAGACAACATAAGGACTACGCAAAGGCTGTTTCTGGAAGCATACGCTTGTGGACAGCCGGAGGAGCAATATGAGTCAGCCTTTCAAAGATGCTGTCGGCTTTTGTAAAACCATCATGCGCAACGGTTACGATGCGTATGTTATCAATGTTCGCCTCCAGGCCCTGACCCTGGATGAGACGGGCGACGAAAAAGAACTCGACATCTGCACTGAGGCCGGTCTTTCCGAGCTTCAAAAATATTTCCCCAATCTCGAAGAATCTCAGGATAAGGGCATTCTTGGTTATTTGATTGAAGGCGGCGTGAAGTATTACTTCTATCCCGCTGATGTCACCGAGGCTTCCTACACGGATGAGGCAGTGTCTGTTATGACACCTCGCCTGTTGAAGCGGTTGGAACAGCGCGGGGATATTCCCTTGTCCGCTGTCTGTCCGTTTATCCCCAAGGCCAAGGATATGTACGCCGATTTTGCGGACTTTTCCGAAGGTAAAATCCGTTTCAAG
This genomic window contains:
- a CDS encoding NAD+ synthase, which translates into the protein MKIGVLQLNPIVGDLSGNSAKIIEAAKHAASQGAELCLTSEMALTGYPPRDLLLYDGFISRVLPEAKAVAMALKDGPALLLGSVERNDSGMGKPVYNCALFCKEGKVRQIFRKTLLPTYDVFDEARYFEPAPTGNPEANILRFNNKTLAVTICEDAWNDKDYWDQRSYTRDPLENAANHSPDIILNLSASPLILGKQQLREDMLGVVAQKYSTPLIYANQTGGNDDLIFDGRSCAFDANGSLIARAPGFKENVLIVETNDLTANVVAKDDFSRESETWRALVIGTRDYVQKSEFSKGLVGLSGGIDSAVTAVVAAEALGKENVTCVLMPSPYSSQGSIDDSLKLAQNAGIKTITLPIQPIMDQFEATLSQPFAGCKPDTTEENIQSRIRGNLLMALSNKFGAMLLTTGNKSELAVGYCTIYGDMSGGYAVISDVDKTGVFALAKWYNQNVAPNIPEAIITKPPSAELRPDQKDQDSLPDYDILDGILGLHVEKHKSRDEIIRAGYEAETVDQILKLVRFAEFKRRQAAPGIKLTPRSFGTGWRMPLACKRKL
- a CDS encoding elongator complex protein 3 encodes the protein MTWPFIFPHPEPEPVRTRVWPVFLPFAGCPYRCVFCAQDKQTGQDEADLESILHTLEMDLDEALALGRGPYELAYFGGTFTALPSPWPEAFLGLAMRYRERGLITHVRCSTRPDCVDEPSLALLRAQGLDMVELGIQSFDDEALKTSGRGYTGDVARAACEAVKASGLALGVQFLPGLPGDRPGMFASDMRIAADLEPETARLYPCLVINGTPMARMWERGEYEPWSLKRAKVELSEVLPVLWEKNVRIIRLGLAPEGTLEGNILAGPWHPAFGQSVRGMALLKILRAEIVRFGKKPVCLDVPRRYSGEIYGHGRELAPRYFELGVPESSITFVDGECFQLS
- a CDS encoding aspartate carbamoyltransferase catalytic subunit, coding for MKWLHKDLLDVSQLSKSEVMAIFETAGRFQELQERPVKKVPTLKGRSVILFFAEPSTRTKTSFDVAGKRLSADTFSLAKSSSSLTKGESLKDTALTLQAMAPDAIVIRHWCSGAARFLADRLDCAVINAGDGRHAHPTQAILDSFTLHQEWGDVAGKTILILGDIAHSRVARSNVIMLNKLGAKVRLCAPRTLMPPAVKSWPVEVYSDLTEAVKNVDAVMCLRLQLERQKDGLLPDLREYARTYGLNQKHIDLANQDVRILHPGPMNRGIEISSDLADCADSLVLDQVSSGVVTRMALLFLYMTRKGEE
- a CDS encoding amidohydrolase family protein yields the protein MVELVRAAKAATMTPGSEPINDAGLLVDQGIIKEVGRYKDLSKSHSGPVMDLGDTFLVPGLINAHSHLELAHLRGTCPSGQGFVTWVEDLLKQPIFDLDPVALESAGQELKRSGTIMVGDIATRFAKEMAGMLEASGLFFVVFCEAIGETVPRKTFIPSGDFEAGLISVAGHSLYTTHVDVLRAAKAETLEKDIPFSLHLAEHDEEIAIMAGTGSIFLEMLQARGRLLDFEPPKKRPVQQAAALGLLDETTLAVHCVKVSDEDIETVRQSGATVCLCPRSNEFIGVGRAPWEKWLASGTPLCLGTDSLASNHDLDLWNEAVYLKQNFDGELSLNDVLTMMTRNPARIMGAEHILGTLEPGKVAAFAKVPEKVAELF
- a CDS encoding dihydroorotase, which encodes MPKIELIIHRATFDGKEVDVFVAKGKIVEIRKSVESLDAGDAKVEEAFGLTLMPSMTDVHVHLREPGYEYKEDVESGLRAAAWGGFSNIMCMANTKPVNDNESVTEMMLEKARKSWPKGPRLFPIGALTKGLSGKELAPMAELAKAGCAAFSNDGVPVKSTKIFRRAVEYASDWDRVVIDHCEDPYMGVAAGVNEGEVSSRLGLPAQPDVAEALQVARDILMAEYLELPIHLAHISCRKSVDLIRFAKERGVRITAETAPHYLIFTEDYLENEATEFDTNAKVNPPLRTQDDQDAIFDALNDGTIDCLATDHAPHASYEKETEFDVAPCGITGLDTALSTTWQLVKDGKLTKEAFTRAWTTAPCGIFKLPVNTFQPDDPADFFLFDEEEEWTVSNQTLYSKGKNTPLLGTTLKGRVKTHFIRGKKIV